A single genomic interval of Labrus bergylta chromosome 18, fLabBer1.1, whole genome shotgun sequence harbors:
- the LOC114920875 gene encoding uncharacterized protein, whose amino-acid sequence MLSDILEKLAERVYTYKAYRTDADFSEVALALTKKHSCLREPGSYNESYGWKQRLKVEMANYRTLLKAHSTSAELTVNSSKSKSREEAHPAKNLKRPRRAEVNHFPPLPSGETQESLEQERIFLLMENQKRNNRPTLKDKMAKTFGYRKQEIMHKMPSVDDILERWPALFQMDEISAEFLRITTLGDKVLGTDGQTYPETAGGHQEQGGTYKRKSCKDLAGFR is encoded by the exons ATGCTGTCTGACATACTGGAGAAACTAGCTGAAAGAGTCTACACATACAAAGCATACCGTACAGATGCAGACTTCAGTGAAGTTGCTTTGGCACTGACAAAGAAGCACTCCTGCTTGAGAGAACCAGGGTCTTACAATGAGAGCTATGGCTGGAAACAAAGACTGAAAGTAGAAATGGCCAACTACCGGACTCTGCTTAAGGCACACAGCACATCTGCTGAGCTCACTGTTAATTCTTCCAAATCCAAGTCTCGAGAGGAGGCCCACCCTGCAAAGAATTTGAAGAGACCAAGACGAGCCGAGGTTAACCATTTTCCACCCTTACCTAGTGGTGAGACTCAAGAAAGCCTGGAACAGGAGAGGATTTTCCTATTGATGGAAAACCAGAAAAGAAACAACCGTCCAACATTAAAGGACAAGATGGCAAAGACATTTGgttacagaaaacaagaaatcatGCACAAGATGCCGAGCGTTGACGACATCCTGGAAAGATGGCCTGCACTTTTTCAGATGGATgag ATCAGTGCTGAGTTCCTAAGAATTACCACCCTTGGAGACAAAGTTCTTGGCACAGATGGACAAACATACCCCGAAACTGCTGGAGGTCATCAGGAGCAAGGGGGGActtataaaagaaaaagctgcaaGGACCTTGCAGGCTTTCGATGA
- the LOC109992130 gene encoding calpain-1 catalytic subunit-like, whose translation MGCGTPQGKMSKNTVLPNGLVQGHAYTVTGVKQVMSQGTPVNLVRVWNPWGQGQWKGDWSDKSPFRQTVSPEDREMCLSVADDGEFWMTQEDFCRFYSDLDICCLCPDFLDGTSSYHWKTSF comes from the exons ATGGGTTGCGGTACACCCCAGGGG AAGATGTCTAAAAACACTGTGCTACCAAATGGATTGGTCCAAGGCCATGCCTATACTGTCACTGGTGTGAAACAGGTGATGAGCCAAGGGACACCAGTAAATCTGGTGCGTGTATGGAACCCCTGGGGTCAAGGGCAGTGGAAAGGAGACTGGAGTGATAA GTCCCCTTTCCGGCAAACCGTTAGTCCTGAAGATCGTGagatgtgtctgtctgtggctGATGACGGGGAGTTTTG GATGACCCAGGAAGACTTCTGTAGGTTTTACTCAGATCTTGACATCTGCTGCCTTTGTCCTGACTTCCTTGATGGAACCTCTTCATACCACTGGAAAACCTCTTTCTAA